A region of the Nodularia sp. LEGE 06071 genome:
GACTGTGGCGATTTCCAAAGAAAGAGCCATTGAATCTCTGCTGTATCCAGGTAGTAAATTTGCCTTGAATATCCTGGAGGAAGGCAATCATTTAGAATACACGAAGCATTTCCGCAAAGACTTTGCTCCCGGAGAAGACAGATTTACCAACTTTAGCACCACAGTTGCAGATAATGGCTGTACAATTCTCACCGACGCGATCGCTTATGTGGAATGCTCTGTCAACGAACGTATGGAATGTGGCGATCATTGGGTAATTTATGCAACCGTTGAGAACGGTAAATTAATCAAACCTGATGCCGTGACTGCCATGAACCATCGTAAAACAGGCACTCATTATTAGAAGATTAATAGATAATTTTTAGCAATTAATCTGCAACGATTAATCTGTGCGGGAAGACACCTGTCATCGTCTCCACTTTGACGGGAGTCTTTTTGTGCGTCTAGCATAGATTCGCTCAAATCATCTCACTTTGCCAAAAAAAATTTCTTTGTAGACTCTAGCAAATAGGGCATCTACAACTACAATAGTATTTTTAACTAGGAACTTTTAGGGTCATGCTCAGTCTAGCAAATCGGGCATAAATATTGAGGTAAAATTCCGCAATTGCCACCAAGACAATTGAATATGTATCATGTCATCTTAGACTAGGGAATCAGTATCTGGCAGTTTTCACACAACCTGCCAATTACTCTGCCGCAACGCTTTTATACTATTTTGTTCCTCCTATGTCCGCACAACACAACCAGATTAAATTTCCTTTTTGGCAGTATTTGAATCAACCCTTACTTAGTCGCGATTCTAAATTAGAATTAAATCCGCGTCGTTTTGCCCATAGCTGGCGAATTGGACTTCTTGAACGGTGCTTGAATAAAGAATGTGATGCTAAGGGGCCTCAACAGTATTGATATCTTCCCCACCCTATAGAAGAGGGGTGGGGATGACAAAAATCACTTCTTGGTTTTTCTGGTTGTTGCCTTACGGGCGTTCGGCACTTAAATTATGCAGTTCGGTAAATTTTGAGGGAACTGGTCAAAGTGAAGGCCGTCTAGAGTGAAAGTGAAGCGTGAGAAGTGAGGACTGATGGGTGATTAATTGAAGATTATCGCAAAAAGCTTTTCAGCTTCCGGTATGCTTACCCTTTTCATTATGGCGTTCGGTGGTTAACAATGAGTTGAATATGTTTTAAATGATTCAATTTTATGCCGAGAACACCAAATGAATTTGCCGTACACCTTTTACTAGAGGGTGGTCACCGGGAAGAAATCCGTTTTCCCACTTTTCAAGATTTTCAAAAGTGGTACAACAGTTCGCTCATGCCTAAGTTTGATTCTAATGAATTGATTAACGTACCAATCAAGAATATTCAGCAGGAGTACTTAGTAGTACGTCCCAGCCGGATTTTGGCTATCCGGGTAGAACCAGTTTTTAGCTCTAGTGTTGAAAGATTCAACTAAATCATGAGAAAAAGCCTTGCTTTGGTTTCCTTGACTTGGGGAATTGTCTTAATAAATACCATCTGGTCAGCTGTAGCTCAGGTGACTATACCTGTACCAGTACCAACCAATCCTCAGATCCCGCCGCCAGTCCAGCCCCAGCCGAGTATTCCTAACATACAGCCGTCAGTGCCGCTTAAACCCCTGAATCTGGGAAACAATTGTACTCCCATTCACGCTTGCTTGGGTTGGGATGAGCAACTTTGGGGTCAAGCGGGTAACCCTGGGGGAGGCGATCGCCAAGCGTTGTTGGCTTCAATTGACAATAGTTTGAGTTACCTATCAAGAAATAGTGCGATCGCTACCTATCAAAAGTATCCAGTTCCGGGAATTACCCATGATCGGGTGCGTCGGAGTTTGATTCGTTTCCGCCAACTAGTTGTCAATTCCAAATCTCCAGCCGAACTGCAAGCTGCTGTCCGGCGAGAGTTTACCTTTTACAAGTCTGTGGGCAATGATGGCAAGGGGACTGTGAAGTTTACTGCTTACTACGAGCCTATTTATACTGCTAGCCGTGTAAAGACTCAAGAATATAAGTATCCCCTGTATCAACGACCATCGGACTTTGATCAATGGGCTAAACCTCACCCCAAACGAGTTGATTTGGAAGGTCAAGACGGTTTACTAGGGGAAAGAAGCCAGTTGCGCGGTTTAGAAATCCTCTGGTTCCGTGATCGCTTCGATGCATACATGGTACATATCCAAGGTTCTGCCCAAATTCAGTTAACCAATGGCACGAAAACCTCTGTTGGCTTTGCAGGTGGAACAGATTATCCCTGGACTAGTATCGGCGGCCAACTTTCCAAAGATGGCAAGTTAGCCGCAAATCAATTAAATATGCCGGGGATCATTAACTTCTTCCAGAGTTACCCCCAGGAAATGAGTAATTATCTCCCCCGATGGGAAAGATTTGTCTTCTTTCAAGAAAACCCCGGTAGACCAGCTACTGGCAGTATTAATGTCCCAGTCACAGCCGAGCGTTCCATTGCTACAGATAAGTCTCTCATGCCTCCCGGCGCACTAGCACTGGTTCATACTTCACTTCCATATGCCAACAGCAATGGCCAAATGCAATATCGGACTGTGAGCCGCTTTGTCCTCGATCAGGATACAGGAAGCGCCATCAAAGGCCCAGGAAGAGTCGATTATTTCATGGGTTCTGGCAAAGTAGCAGGCGATCGCGCTGGCGTTACAGGTGGTAACGGTTCACTGTATTATTTATTGCTCAAAAAATAGGCAATGGGAAGAGGCACAGGGGCAGGGGAGAAGAGGAACGGGGGCAGGGGGCAGGGTGCAGGGGAGAAGAGGAATGGTTGTGAAGTAAGCGGAAGTTTAAAGTAATTTCTTACTCCCCCTTGCTCCCTGCTCCCCGCTCCCCTGCCTCTTAACTCCCCCTACTCCCTACTCCCTACTCCCTACTCCCACCTAATACGGGGGATAATCATCTTCATCAGCGTAAATATAAGAACTAGAAACGCCAACTGCGGCCATTTTGGGAGCTTCTATTTTGATAGATTCCTTACCAAACTCTTTGTGTTCTTCAAAAGTCTTGCAGATCATTGTAGACTCAACCGAATCTGAAGCAATTAGGTACTCGGTTAATGTGCCGACAGTGGGATGCTTGTAGTCCACCGTTGAAGCTACCATCACAGTATTTGGTTCAATTCCTCTTTCTTCACACTCAATGATCGGGCAGAAAATTCCATGTGCGTGAAATAACGGGCCTTTTGGTGAAACAGGTTGCTGGCGGTATACAGCATAAGCTCTTTCTAGTTCAGCGACAAATCCACTGATGACTCTGCCTTGTTGAAATTCGCAGTAAGTTTTGCTGAAACTAGCTCCCGCTGCACCGCTCAAAGTTAATTGTAATGGAGAATCATGGAGAAACTTTTTATTTTCGCCTACTAAGTAAATTAGGTGGCGAGTAAAGGTTTTAAATTTAAGCTTATCTGCTAAAAAAGCATCATAATTTTCTTTAAGAGTACCAAGTTTGTTCCCACTTTCCCGGTCTTTCACAGATAAAGGCCCCCGGCGGACTATAACTAACTTTGGAGTATTGCTAATAAAAACAGTTTCCACTCCAGAGCTAAATTCATGCTCTAGCTGTTCCCAATTTTCATCCGGCTGAAAGCCTACAGCACTAGCATTATCCAATTTAATCGCCAATCCGTGGGGCTGGATGCCGTCTGTGCCATACCGAGGATTAATCATCTGACACCAGGGGATGATTTGAGAAGGAGGGGCGTTAAATTTATCGTCTTCAAAGTCGAAATTAGTAGATGCTGCCATCGTTTTAGAGTATAAAAAGTGTTTTGCTAAACAAGTTTATCAGGATGGGGAATTAGTAGAGCGTTGCTGGTGGGTAGTTCTGTGAACATTATCTGGTGAAAAACAATGTAGAGACTTTCCATGCAATGTCTCTACAAGGGTTCGGTCACAGGTCTATTTAAATTCGCTCGATTACAAGCGTTGTAGCAGACTTAAACCGTGGGTATCAGTACCACAGGTATTGAAGAGCTGATATTCATCAGCTAACTGTTGTACTTGTTGTGTTTCCAAAGCACTTGGTTTCCAAGGTTTGGGGTTTTTGTAAGCGTAGAACGCTTCCACACCGTCAATTCCCCGTTCCGCCGCCGCCGGAATTAAGTCAAAATGCGATCGCTTGTAACGAGCTGGATGAGCTAAAACTGCCAATCCCCCGGCTTGCTGTATGCCAGCAATGACGTTATTTGCTTGATATTGTTTACCTGTGGTAGGTTTACTTTGCAAATAGGGTTTTATACTAGGATGTTCTGGCTCAAAGGCGTAAGCCAAAATGTGGACTTCAACATCCAGAAGATTGGCATTAATTTCTACACCACTCCATAGGTAAGGAGTATTTTCATTGCCATTTTTCCGCTTCCAGTTGTCTAACCAATATTGTGCTGCTTGATACCCGCCGATACTATGGTGATCTGTAATCGCCAATCCTTGTAGCCCAATGGCGATCGCCTGTTCCATCAATGTACTTGGTTGCAACTTGCCATCTGAGTGGACAGTATGCAGATGAAAATTGAATAACTTGGGACAGCTTTGGGCATCAACCCTCTGGAAGACTTGCCTTAAAATATCTGCCTTCGTAGATGTCCGAGCAAAATTTACAACCATAACTTTTTTATAAATGAAAATACCTGATTTCCCATACACCAACACTTAGATGTAAAAACAACTCCAGCACTTCAAGTCAGTAGTTATTTTTTCAGCCTTATTAGCTAGCCAATTTTTTCAATATGTTAAGACTACCTTAGCAAATCTCAATGCTGATGGTCATGAGTATTTCCAATTGCTTATATAAAGCGGGTAAAAATTTTTTTCGGAATTATTTAAGCACTGAGAAAATTTTGAGGTAAACCTGTCAATGTACCAGAACCTGTAATCACTTCACCAATTGCCAAAGCGGAAATATCCTGTGATTTAAAAAAGGTGATTGTCTGTTCTACTTGATGAGGTGGTACTAACAGCACAAAACCAATTCCCATATTGAAAGTATTGTACATAGCCTCGGCACTGACCGAGCCGACTGCCGCTAGCCATTGAAATATAGGCGGAATCGTCCAACTGTGGGCATGAATTTGAATGCTTTGATTTTTACCTAAGCATCTGGGTAAATTCTCTGGTAACCCACCACCTGTAATATGAGCCATACCATGAATTTCTAAATCAGCTTGACGAGATGCTAGAACAGGTTTGACATAAATTTGTGTAGGTTTGAGGAAAGCTTCTGCGATCGTTTCACCACCTAATAATGCTGGGCGTTCATCCCAAGCCAAAGAATTGGAACTGACAATTTTCCGGACTAAACTCAAGCCATTGCTGTGTACACCAGTACTAGGAAGTGCGATCGCTATATCCCCAATTTGTACCTGGGAAGTATCCAACATCTGGCTTTTTTCCACAATTCCCACACAAAAACCAGCCAAATCATACTCACCCACTTGGTAAAAACCAGGCATTTCTGCGGTTTCTCCTCCCAATAAAGCGCAACCCGCCAGTCTACACCCAGAAGCTATACCCGCTACCACTTGAGTCAGTTGTTCTGGCTCTAACTTACCTGTAGCGACATAATCTAAAAAAAACAGTGGTTCCGCACCTGATGTCAACACATCATTCACACACATCGCCACTAAATCAACCCCAACGGTATCATGGCGGTTGAGAATTTGGGCAATTTTCAGCTTTGTCCCCACACCATCCGTCCCGGAAACCAACACTGGTTCTTTAAAACCACCTGGTAATTGGAAGCAACCACCAAAACCACCTAATCCACCAATTACTTCCGGTCTAAAAGTACTGTGAACTAAATTACGAATTTGGTCTACAAAGGCTCTACCTGCCTCAACATCAACCCCAGCATCCCGATAATCCATTCCTGACTGCACCGCTATCAATTCGTTACCAACTTAGGCTATCATCCCATGTTAGGAGATCAAAATACTTCCTCTTCCATGCCACGCCACCATTCACCCAAATGCATCAAATCTTCGTGGATGTCTGCCAACTCATTGGCGTAAGTATCTTCGGAAATACTAGCTTGGCGTTCTTGTAATTTCTTGATCCGCAACTGTACCAATAGCCAAGGTTTGGTAATGCTATTTGTTGATTCCAGATATTGTGCTAGTTCTTTGCTATCCATATTTTTTCACTCACTACTCTTTAAGATACATGAGACCGTTGAGAGTTGTGCAATTCGCTTCACCAAGCAAAAACAGCCACGATACTAGTCGTGACTGCTCGCAGTATTCGTCAATTAACTGATTTTGACTGCTTTATTATCTGGAATCAGCCAACATCGAGGTCAGTACAAGACTGACAGATTAACAGGCTTTAGCGTAATTTTCAGCCGCAAATTCCCAATTTACTAACTGCTCTAAGAAATTCTTGATGAAAGCTGGACGAGCATTTCTATGGTCGATGTAGTAGGCGTGTTCCCATACATCCAAGGTTAAGAGTGCCTTTTTGCCATGAGCTAAGGGGTTCTCTGCATTTGGTGTCTTCATCACCTTCAGAGTCCCACCATCATCAATTAACCAAGCCCAACCACTGCCGAATTGAGTTGCAGCCGCGTTAGAAAATTCTTCTTTGAATTTGTCAAAGCTACCAAAATCCTGATTAATCTTGGCTGCTAAGTCGCCTGTGGGTGCGCCGCCACCTGCGGGCTTCAAGCAATCCCAGAAAAAGCTGTGATTCCAAACTTGAGCCGCATTATTAAAGATTCCCGCTTTCGAGGAGTCTTTAAAGGCAATTTGGATGACTTCTTCCAGAGACTTGTCAGCCAGTTCTGTACCATCAGTCAGCTTGTTTAAGTTAGTCACATAGGCTGCATGATGTTTGCCATAGTGATACTCGAAGGTTTCGCCTTTCATGCCATACGGCTCTAGAGCGTTAAAGTCGAATGGTAAGGGGGGCTGTTTAAATGCCATTTTGTGAAATCCTCTCTTTACTGTTTTCCGGTTTAAAACTGTTGTAGCAGCTTAGGAAACGACAGGTTTTATATGTGTCAGTTTTCTATCTACCTATAAAAGGATAGAAAACTTAACATCGTTATTCTACTACCAAAGTGAGGATTCAGACACAATACTCTTGTATTTAGGCTTATTCCCAGGACATGATTACCCATAATGGGGAAACTCCCGGATGTCATGGAAGTACCTTGCTTAGGTGTACTAGTGATGGCAATTTGTTTTCACGAGTGCGAACTAAGCAAACCCAACCACTCCCAAATTGTTTGGCGCTAAATCGTTAAAAAGCTGTTTAATTGTTGCCAAATTACCAAAATTATCGTTAATCACATTGGCGATCGCACCTTTTAGTTCACCAAGACCATTATGTGTGATAATTAGCCAAAACATGGTATAATCGCTCCGGCTACCAGCTTACTTACTCACAGACGTAATCATATTTTCAATGCTTTTTGACTGTAGTTCTGGATGTTCCTCCAAGGTTGCATTTACTTTACAAAACTTTAGATAAAACTATATGCATCCTAAAATAAGAATATTTATTTTGAGAATTAAACAGGCTATAAAAGTAGCTATGGGCTACTCTACCGTATATCCTAATAATAAATATGCTTTCCACAAAATCTCCTGGTCACAAGATGGGGAAGATATGGTTGTAGCAGAGTTCTTTAACAGTAAAGGTAACGGTAAAGCAAAAGGTTTTTATGTTGATGTAGGAGCGCATCATCCCCAAAGATTCTCTAATACATATTATTTCTACTTAAGAGGATGGAAAGGAATTAATATTGATGCCATGCCTGGCAGCATGGATATTTTTAATGTTTTGCGTCCCCAGGATATTAATTTGGAAATTCCTATATCTGATAAAGCGGAAGTTTTAACTTATTATAAATTTGATGAGCCAGCACTAAATAGTTTTTCTTTACCAGTATCCCAAGAACGTGTTGCGACAAGTAAGTACAACATAATTGCTGAAACTCAACTACAAACTCAGACACTAGCTGAAGTTTTGGATAAACATCTACCCCCAGAACAGACGATTGATTTCTTGAGTATTGATGTTGAAGGTTTAGATTATCAAGTTATGAGTTCCAATAACTGGGATAAATACAAGCCTAAAGTAATTTTAGTAGAAGATTTGGAGGTAACTTCTTTAAGAAATATCAATACGTCTAAAGTATGTTTATTTTTAGAAGAAAGAGGTTACATATTATTCGCTAAAACAATGAGAACTTTAATTTTTAAATTAGAAAGCTAGTAAACCAATAAATTTTCTATCCCAAGTTATTAGCTCGACTTGATCTATTTTTTTGCCCCACTATTGCTGAAACTCATGTGAGACTGTAGTTTTACGTTTTGAACTTCATCGATACTCTGTGACCTAGAAAAAGTATTTGCTTAAAAGCCCGAATTTTTGCCAAATAAAGCAGCAGCGTTCTGAATTTTGGATAAAATCAAGCTAATTCAATAAATTTAACCAAAAATTGTAGGGTGGGTTAGCGCAGCGTAACCCACCATTATCCTACAAATTAATTGAGGATTTTATTCTTTGGAAGTCCCTAGTATTAATTAAAATTTTGAAATAATTCTGATAATGGTGAGTTAATAACTGCTCACCATTAACTTTAACGAAAAACTAACATCAAATCACAGTCACTACAACTGAGATAAGCGTTGTTGGTAGTATTGAATAATTTGCCCTGTGACTTCCGACACGTTAAGACCATCAGACTGTATTTCAACTGCATCTGCTGCTTTTTGTAAAGGGGAAACTTTACGAGTGCTATCTTTCCAGTCACGTTCGGCAATATCCCGTTTTAGCTGCTCTAAATTTAATTCGGGTTGACCCTGTTCTTTAAAGTCTTGCTGACGGCGATGGGCGCGTTCACTGACTGAAGCGGTTAAGAAAATCTTGACTTCAGCATCGGGGAAGACATGAGTCCCAATGTCTCGACCTTCCGCGACTAAACCACCTTTTTTACCCCAGCTTTGCTGTTTTTTTACGAGTGCTTGACGCACAGCACTTTGTGCAGCTATTGCTGAGACTTGGGATGTTACCTCAATTGTGCGAATTGCCTGAGTCACATCAGTACCATTAATCCAAACCCTGACTGGGGATTGTAAATCATGGCTGGGGGTAAGTTCAATGTTACACTGACTGACTAATTCAGCGATAGCTTCGCTTGCCCCAGGCATCGCACATTGATCATCAATGGCAATACCCTGTTGTAGCACTAGCCAAGTCACAGCGCGATACATAGCACCTGTATCTAGATACACTAGATTCAGCTTGGTGGCGACTTGACGAGCCACTGTGGATTTACCAGCCCCTGCTGGGCCATCGATGGCGATGATGGGTTGACGATCGCTCAAAATGATATTATCAATCAAACGTGTCGAACCAAGACGAGCTGCGATCGCCAGCATTCCTTCCTCCTCAACTGTTTCTAAAGACATTAACGTATTCGGTTTCACCAATTCAATATATTCCACGATTAGATTACTAACCTTTGCTAGTTCTCGCTGTACCACAGCTATCAGCTCGCTACTGTCACGAACACCTGCCTTGAATGCAGCTGATCCTTGCCGTAAACCTCGATATAAGACTGCTGCTTGCTCTTTTTCTGGTGCAGTCAAATATTCGTTACGAGAACTTAAAGCAAGACCCGACGCTTCCCGCACTGTTGGACAAGCAACAACCTCTACTGGCAAATTCA
Encoded here:
- a CDS encoding murein transglycosylase A encodes the protein MRKSLALVSLTWGIVLINTIWSAVAQVTIPVPVPTNPQIPPPVQPQPSIPNIQPSVPLKPLNLGNNCTPIHACLGWDEQLWGQAGNPGGGDRQALLASIDNSLSYLSRNSAIATYQKYPVPGITHDRVRRSLIRFRQLVVNSKSPAELQAAVRREFTFYKSVGNDGKGTVKFTAYYEPIYTASRVKTQEYKYPLYQRPSDFDQWAKPHPKRVDLEGQDGLLGERSQLRGLEILWFRDRFDAYMVHIQGSAQIQLTNGTKTSVGFAGGTDYPWTSIGGQLSKDGKLAANQLNMPGIINFFQSYPQEMSNYLPRWERFVFFQENPGRPATGSINVPVTAERSIATDKSLMPPGALALVHTSLPYANSNGQMQYRTVSRFVLDQDTGSAIKGPGRVDYFMGSGKVAGDRAGVTGGNGSLYYLLLKK
- a CDS encoding DUF5895 domain-containing protein; amino-acid sequence: MAASTNFDFEDDKFNAPPSQIIPWCQMINPRYGTDGIQPHGLAIKLDNASAVGFQPDENWEQLEHEFSSGVETVFISNTPKLVIVRRGPLSVKDRESGNKLGTLKENYDAFLADKLKFKTFTRHLIYLVGENKKFLHDSPLQLTLSGAAGASFSKTYCEFQQGRVISGFVAELERAYAVYRQQPVSPKGPLFHAHGIFCPIIECEERGIEPNTVMVASTVDYKHPTVGTLTEYLIASDSVESTMICKTFEEHKEFGKESIKIEAPKMAAVGVSSSYIYADEDDYPPY
- a CDS encoding PHP domain-containing protein, translating into MVVNFARTSTKADILRQVFQRVDAQSCPKLFNFHLHTVHSDGKLQPSTLMEQAIAIGLQGLAITDHHSIGGYQAAQYWLDNWKRKNGNENTPYLWSGVEINANLLDVEVHILAYAFEPEHPSIKPYLQSKPTTGKQYQANNVIAGIQQAGGLAVLAHPARYKRSHFDLIPAAAERGIDGVEAFYAYKNPKPWKPSALETQQVQQLADEYQLFNTCGTDTHGLSLLQRL
- the purM gene encoding phosphoribosylformylglycinamidine cyclo-ligase, giving the protein MDYRDAGVDVEAGRAFVDQIRNLVHSTFRPEVIGGLGGFGGCFQLPGGFKEPVLVSGTDGVGTKLKIAQILNRHDTVGVDLVAMCVNDVLTSGAEPLFFLDYVATGKLEPEQLTQVVAGIASGCRLAGCALLGGETAEMPGFYQVGEYDLAGFCVGIVEKSQMLDTSQVQIGDIAIALPSTGVHSNGLSLVRKIVSSNSLAWDERPALLGGETIAEAFLKPTQIYVKPVLASRQADLEIHGMAHITGGGLPENLPRCLGKNQSIQIHAHSWTIPPIFQWLAAVGSVSAEAMYNTFNMGIGFVLLVPPHQVEQTITFFKSQDISALAIGEVITGSGTLTGLPQNFLSA
- a CDS encoding superoxide dismutase — its product is MAFKQPPLPFDFNALEPYGMKGETFEYHYGKHHAAYVTNLNKLTDGTELADKSLEEVIQIAFKDSSKAGIFNNAAQVWNHSFFWDCLKPAGGGAPTGDLAAKINQDFGSFDKFKEEFSNAAATQFGSGWAWLIDDGGTLKVMKTPNAENPLAHGKKALLTLDVWEHAYYIDHRNARPAFIKNFLEQLVNWEFAAENYAKAC
- a CDS encoding FkbM family methyltransferase yields the protein MHPKIRIFILRIKQAIKVAMGYSTVYPNNKYAFHKISWSQDGEDMVVAEFFNSKGNGKAKGFYVDVGAHHPQRFSNTYYFYLRGWKGINIDAMPGSMDIFNVLRPQDINLEIPISDKAEVLTYYKFDEPALNSFSLPVSQERVATSKYNIIAETQLQTQTLAEVLDKHLPPEQTIDFLSIDVEGLDYQVMSSNNWDKYKPKVILVEDLEVTSLRNINTSKVCLFLEERGYILFAKTMRTLIFKLES
- a CDS encoding bifunctional pantoate--beta-alanine ligase/(d)CMP kinase, with amino-acid sequence MRLLTTVAALRCYLTKRCSENQLTVPEDLGLDEITSWYQTAVGLVPTMGGLHQGHLSLIKRARQENSTVIVSIFVNPLQFAPHEDYQRYPRTLELDQQLCMQAGVDAIFAPTPEEMGVSQKSLEESQVTQVTPPSAMMLGLCGRSRLGHFQGVATIVTKLLNLVQPERAYFGQKDGQQLAIIRQLVVDLNLPVEVVACPTVREASGLALSSRNEYLTAPEKEQAAVLYRGLRQGSAAFKAGVRDSSELIAVVQRELAKVSNLIVEYIELVKPNTLMSLETVEEEGMLAIAARLGSTRLIDNIILSDRQPIIAIDGPAGAGKSTVARQVATKLNLVYLDTGAMYRAVTWLVLQQGIAIDDQCAMPGASEAIAELVSQCNIELTPSHDLQSPVRVWINGTDVTQAIRTIEVTSQVSAIAAQSAVRQALVKKQQSWGKKGGLVAEGRDIGTHVFPDAEVKIFLTASVSERAHRRQQDFKEQGQPELNLEQLKRDIAERDWKDSTRKVSPLQKAADAVEIQSDGLNVSEVTGQIIQYYQQRLSQL